A genomic window from Cydia strobilella chromosome 26, ilCydStro3.1, whole genome shotgun sequence includes:
- the LOC134753184 gene encoding S-phase kinase-associated protein 2-like translates to MSVNNFDDVHPLSSGLDEVDSPRKRMRIESPARKSWSLTDRKTDQEVLQEMGVSFLDSDENEQPCETETVASPLKPNLKRKHDIENVNPNVNSITSPRSKYSPRSPRAKICSPSPGPSKAKSPRSSEKSKPLHPTDLESTLLHDYVIEEETPMGQSVAVAPRYLPASPGQSPLSIYTGTKDGQDKDKDVSHSPIAELQLTNYQTGVDSFSVLSDEMMLSVFRWLPKRTLAHCMLVCKRWHRVACDETLWQRLDLGNKTLNKNALGRILGRLPVIIRLASSEISEWHPTSPPEQSRVQYLDLSMTTIDPRTLDCLLERCGGVKKLSLESIKVQDSTCQLIGKCSNLETLNLTMAQGVTAEGLTAILEGCVSLQSLNISWCNLSEAALTVLVSKLPQKLQRLNLGGARIMTDDMVATLCSRGSRLLELDLSDCSRLGAKAVTSVALLPRLEHLALSRCYLLPPHVLTKLSSMPSLQYLEVWGMLQTASLNALRAALPAIQVNQFMFSAIARPTVGARRTSIWGLRTRD, encoded by the exons ATGAGCGTTAACAATTTCGACGATGTGCATCCTTTATCCAGTGGCTTGGACGAAGTGGATAGTCCTCG GAAGCGTATGCGTATTGAAAGCCCAGCACGTAAAAGTTGGAGCTTAACGGACAGGAAAACTGATCAGGAG GTGCTGCAAGAGATGGGAGTTAGTTTTCTAGATTCAGATGAAAATGAGCAGCCTTGTGAAACAGAAACAGTGGCCAGTCCG ctAAAACCCAACCTAAAACGGAAGCATGACATAGAAAATGTGAACCCGAACGTGAACAGTATCACTTCACCACGCTCCAAGTATAGCCCCCGGAGCCCCAGAGCCAAGATATGCAGCCCCAGCCCGGGGCCTTCTAAAGCCAAGAGCCCTAGGAGCTCTGAGAAAT CGAAACCCCTGCACCCAACGGACCTGGAATCCACACTGCTCCACGACTATGTGATCGAGGAAGAGACCCCGATGGGTCAGTCAGTGGCCGTGGCTCCGCGGTACCTGCCCGCGTCTCCGGGGCAGTCCCCGCTGTCCATATACACGGGGACCAAGGACGGACAGGACAAGGATAAGGATGTCAGTCACT caccCATAGCCGAGCTGCAATTGACCAACTATCAGACGGGCGTAGATTCTTTCTCAGTATTATCGGATGAAATGATGCTGAGCGTCTTCAGGTGGCTCCccaagcggaccctggcgcacTGCATGCTTGTCTGCAAAAG GTGGCACCGTGTTGCGTGCGACGAGACGCTTTGGCAAAGACTGGACTTAGGCAACAAAACCCTCAACAAAAACGCCCTGGGAAGGATACTGGGACGATTGCCCGTCATAATTCGCCTTGCGAGTTCAGAG ATCTCAGAATGGCACCCCACCTCACCGCCAGAACAGTCTCGAGTCCAGTACTTAGACCTCAGCATGACCACCATAGACCCCCGCACCCTCgactgtcttctagaacgatgCGGGGGCGTCAAGAAGCTCAGCCTCGAGAGTATTAAAGTGCAGGATAGCACTTGCCAACTTATTG GCAAATGTAGTAATTTAGAAACGTTGAATCTGACTATGGCGCAAGGGGTCACCGCCGAAGGACTGACTGCGATACTAGAAGGCTGTGTTAG TTTACAATCATTGAATATATCTTGGTGCAATCTGAGCGAAGCGGCGCTCACGGTCCTAGTGTCAAAACTGCCGCAGAAACTGCAACGGCTGAATCTGGGCGGCGCGAGGATCATGACAGATGACA TGGTGGCTACGCTGTGCTCTCGGGGCTCCCGACTTCTTGAATTGGACTTGTCTGACTGCTCCCGACTGGGGGCTAAAGCGGTGACTTCAGTAGCTTTACTGCCTCGGTTAGAACACCTCGCTCTGAGTCGGTGCTATCTGCTGCCTCCACATGTTTTGAC AAAGCTGAGCAGTATGCCGTCGCTGCAGTACTTAGAAGTGTGGGGGATGCTGCAGACGGCATCTTTAAATGCCTTGAGGGCCGCCCTGCCCGCCATACAAGTCAACCAGTTCATGTTCAG TGCGATAGCGCGACCGACCGTCGGTGCTAGAAGAACATCAATTTGGGGCCTGCGGACCAGAGACTGA